Genomic DNA from Perca fluviatilis chromosome 12, GENO_Pfluv_1.0, whole genome shotgun sequence:
CTATTATCTGCCACCTCTTCATTGAGTAGTTTGACTCTGTCAGTGCTCCTTCTGCTGTCTGCTGTTTTTCCCTTTGCAGGTTGCCTGCAGATAGTGCTGGGCAATAAGGCGAAAATCTTCTATTCCGATAAAGGTAATTTCATACCTTGATAACGATATATATCACCATATAGCATGTTTTCTagtaatacaataaataaatagtctaAAGGAAATAACCACATGGTAAATCCTATTTGTTTACACCTGTGTGGACTTCATATGAAactctgagctcctctctcctcctctctccatctgtgtgcattcatgtcccagtaatgcttgttactaacttagctccaGGGAGATTATTCCCCGGAGTCGTTGTGCTTTCTCGCATTGCAGATTTGtttggattgtggtggcacctggattatggttgcagctgctgctgtggtcctgctcgactattatttctagtcatagttctattatcttaATGGTTGGTagaattgccactgttcatcatgccAACTGTTTTGCCAACTGTAACTAttatgaaacatgtttctgtatatctgtatcagtgtctctgtgtctcaacCAGCAGCTGCAGATGGCCGTCCACCTAGAGCCtggttctgtctgaggtttctgcctgttaaaaggaagtttttccttgccactgtcacaccaaatgcttgctcttgggaggAATCATTGGGTCTGTGTAAATTATAGTgttgtctagacctactctatctgtaaagtgtcctgagataacttctgttaggATTTGACgctataaataaatttgaattgaattaaagaaGTCCAAtggggaccaactacaatcattagatctgagaaaagtaatTTAATTAGTTTTGGTGCTCACATTGATTTCAAATTCATTCAGCTAAGGTGGTGCCAAAAACGGcttgggtgctgcacctaagccttataatggtagggaaaaccctgttgtgtggtctctctctttgtccagCTCACTGAGCCTTGGCTGTGACAATAACAAATAACCACTAATGCTACATTTACACctgttttttcataaatcaaaaTCTGGTAGCTGTCTAATTTATATAGACCAATCCAATTTCCCCTCTGGTGATCAATAAAGGTTTATCTTATCTATCTAATCTGCCCAAGACACATAAAGTGCCTATAGTAAAACACAGCCTGGAATACCACATATTTATCAAGTTTTTAAGTATTATAAAGAGTTGAAGTCAGGGTTTTTTTAGTCATTATCGCAGAGCAGGAGACCAACCTCCAACCTCCTCAAAGTATCGAACACATTTTctgatacatacagtatgttctgtTCTAGGGTCTCAGTCATTAAATGGTTTCACAATTAAACTTCCTCTATTTCAATTAACGTAAACAGACTCAAGTGGTTATTTATAGAAACTTTGCAATATTTGCTAAGGGATACACTCAAAAATTCATTGGTATTAGTTAAAggtgtgaataaatatattgttattattaaaaaacAGAATGAGATACTTTATGTGATCAATTGTATGCCAGATTTGaaaagacaaattattttttgctttGTGCTGTTTGGACACATTTTGATAATGCGCCAcacataattataattataaaatacTCTCCACTCTCCATACATGGTGCACGATTATTTGACagatgtttaaaggtcccatggcatgaaaatttcacttcatgaggtttttttaaaattaatatgcgttcccgcagcctgcctatggtcccccagtgactagaaatggtgataggtgtaaaccgagccctgggtatcctgctctgcctttgaaaaaatgaaagctcagatgagccgatgtggaatcttgctccttaagcctggttcacacgggacgattttaaaattgtctgccgattttccaatcctgagagaccccacacacggtgataaaaaatcacgggtctaacagttttggtcgtacagcgtgtggtgcgcagcacacggcaaaatcaacacatcacacacgaaccgatttgactgccgagcattcccaggtcagacgggaaatctcgcaaaatcccttgagatcaaacgtgacttccgagtaaacaatcattgcggacgaagaggatgcagtggcgatagtttgtagtgtgtttttaaccgaaaagaaacgttatcaaaagaaaaggcaatggtcaaagaagacaacgcgagcatggactatacttgctacatcatgatatggaggtgatttgtttttttctcatagaaatgtcgttaggtattacacagattaataaacgttaatatattcgtttccatgtactctggtggactgcagttgtggatgtagttattcccattgactttatttattttacacagggggcgtgctcgtttgtccccgggggacaccacacacgaggagaaatcgggccaaataaatccaacattttggatatccccgatttgagatcggagcggtcccgacgtccttccgagcagacgagagcagtcttaacacaccacacacggcaggaatatctgatcagattattttacgataatcgcaatcttaagattgtcgggaggggtgaatcggggctaaaatcggcctaattatcctgccgtctgtACCAGGCTttaggttacctcccctttctctgctttgcccgcccagagaatttggcccacccatgagagagagagacatcatggctttcaaacgagcaaagtggcagttggtcaaggccacacccccaccctccaccttgcccccccccctctctcctcctcagtagctacagacacagaaatggcacatcctaaggaaagctcattgtgggactggctctagtggctgtaattctgcaccaaggctgaatttcgggaaagagacttcagatacagtattaggggaccactaaggtctatataaaagagacttcagatacagtattaggggaccactaaagtctatataaaagagacttcagatacagtattaggggaccactaaggtctatataaaagagacttcagatacagtattaggggaccactaaggtctatataaaagagacttcagatacagtattaggggaccactaaggtctatataaaagagacttcagatacagtattaggggaccactaaagtctatataaaagagacttcagatacagtcttaggggaccactaaggtctatataaaagagacttcagatacagtattaggggaccactaaggcctatataaaagagacttcagataaagtattaggggagcactaaggcctatataaaagcatccaaagagcaccatgtcatgggacctttaacatacaGTTAGGCTTTTTACAGCTTGCGCAACTTTGTTGAATTGATTTGTATGAATAAAATATAAGCATGCAATTGCAAATGATTTGAAGATTgtgtaaaacaataaataaataaaaagagagcTGGTTTTGGATGCTATATAGTACTCAAAACCATGAAAGTCACTGTCAGCAATCACTAGTCAGttgaaaataaacataaaaaaatgcatCTTTGAATACTTTATAAAGTATATTATTCTAAAAACAAAGTAAAGATACATATACTTTCATTtcgaaataataaaaaatcatcAACATATTTTCTGGTGTATGATTGTGACTGTTTAAAATCTGTTCAATGGTTTAATCtcagaaactaaataaatgttacatgtggccctaatcttTTCTATATGTAATGATGATTAAATTTCATACAATCATCATGTTTTCTAGTGTCCTACAGTTTAATCTGCTTCAGCAAGTTGTGTATTTGTTCACTGCTATCAATCCTGTTTTTTCTGGTGTCTTTCCTGTCTTCTGGTGTATTGTTTCACctattaaaacattaaattagAAGTAACATATTTAATGCGCCCTTCAAAGCAAGGTACAGTATGTTTGTGGAAAACATGTCCCGTGTTGTTTAGCAGCACAAACAATACAAAGCAGGGCCTCTTCTCACAAATGCAACCACCGCAAATCACGAACTGTTGAAGTTCACTTTGAATTAAACTGTACACGGGGGCCTCTGCTCCCAGTTGCTCTGTCAGGAATTTGAACAATGGTGTCATGTATCCTCTGGATGTGGGGTCAGGTATAAAAACAACAGGGGGGACATCGTGAAAAGTGTGCAGTCCCATTTGAGCCAAAACAGCTGTACAGCCCCCAAAGTAACTGTAGTCATGACCATGGGCAAGGTGTGTGCTGCTTTAGCTTTGGATTTTTTCTCCAATTTCAGTTGacgatgtaaaaaaaataaataatgaaatttatcattttaataatgaaacgCTGTCATTATAATGTCTTTTTCAGATCATCTTCTACGAGGACAGGAACTTCCAGGGTCGTTCCTATGAGACCAGCGGCGACTGTGCTGAGCTGACCTCCTACCTGAGCAGGTGCCACTCCTGCAGGGTGGAGAGCGGCTGCTTCATGGTCTACGACCGCACCAACTACATGGGAAACCAGTACTTTGTCAGGAGGGGAGAGTACTCCGACTACCAGCGTATGGGCATGAGTGATTGCATCAGGTCATCCCGCATGATCCCCATGGTACTGTAACTCATTACTTTAATTATATATGAAACGTTATATGAAGGTATTACAGTATTTAAAGGATTTCAGTGATTCATGTTCCCTCATTTGAATTTACAGCACAGAGGTCAGTTCAGGATGAAGATCTACGAGAGGGAGAACTTCGGTGGTCAGAGTCATGAGCTGATGGACGACTGTGACAACATGATGGAGCGTTACCGCATGAACGACTGCCAGTCCTGCCACGTGATGGACGGCCACTGGCTGATGTACGAGCAGCCCCACTACAAAGGCAGGCAGATGTACCTGAGGCCCGGAGAGTACAGGAGCT
This window encodes:
- the LOC120569977 gene encoding gamma-crystallin M3-like, producing MTMGKIIFYEDRNFQGRSYETSGDCAELTSYLSRCHSCRVESGCFMVYDRTNYMGNQYFVRRGEYSDYQRMGMSDCIRSSRMIPMHRGQFRMKIYERENFGGQSHELMDDCDNMMERYRMNDCQSCHVMDGHWLMYEQPHYKGRQMYLRPGEYRSFRDMGMSGMKWMSMRRIMDSCY